The genomic window TGACATTAAATTGAACACAAAATTACTTGAACAACACCTATTATGTGGTTGGGGTATTGCATTGCAGAAATGGGAGACTAAACAGACAAGGTAGTCTACTGAGTTTTTGTTCTCTGATGTGCAGTTCATGTAAGGgtattttgtctttgaaaattgGTTCTGTCTGAATGGGAGCAATTCAGCAATTCCTATTTTTGTTCACTTGCTTCAGAAGTAAAGACTATAAATGGAAGAGGTCAACGTAAATTTTTACCATCACTATTCACTCTCCAGTCAAGTACAGCTATTGAACACTGCTTGCTAATGGAGTTGGTGAATCCTATCCAAAAGCTTCAAGGCCTTTTATGTTATAACTTTCCTGCCAACATCTGAGAAATCATTGTTTGAAATAGTTGtcagtgctttattttttaactccCTCACTCTGTTAATTTATCTCTAGGAGTTCTAAAAGTAAccaaagtaaaaagaaaggtCCTCGTACCCCTAGTCCTCCTCCTCCAGTACAAGAGGACACTCCCCTagggaaaaaacacaaagaaaaacataaagcaaaagAACGTTCAGAAGAAAAGGCAAGGGAGGTGAAAGAGAGAGGGCGTGACTTCGAAAGgcacaaggagaaaaaagagaagcagaggtaAGTTATGTTGCATTATTAGCTTTTAATGTAACGTAGACCTTGTTTTTAAAGCTATCTTTTACAGAACGCTGAATAATAATACAGGAGTTATACCTGTTTTACCAACAACATTTTAGTACTCTTAAGTGTTTTAAGTGCATTATGTAGATGAATTGATAGACTATAACTAACAGATGGGTAGATTTTAATTATATAACATAGTAAGTTTGTAAAATGCCCTTTTGAAAGATGCATTACTTCTCAGGAAGTTGGACCTTCACCAGTGGAGCAGGTCATTCCAAAATCTTTATCAAAGTCATCCACTTGTCTGATTACCTACTTTTCTGAAATCTGAGAGGACAATTATCTTTATAAATTGGCAGTGGTATGTTTAAACTCTCTGTAATCTTCAGTAGGTTAAAGCATTCCTGAAGTAGTCAAAGACTGCTGGGATTTTAGAATTGCTTCACTTTTGCGtatgtacatatttatatattaacaAAAATGGTGGACTGCTATGACTATTCCTATAACTTTCTGAAGCATAAGCATCCATTTaaggtgaaaaataaataatctgcatttttaagtcTTGTGTTTTCTTGATGAAAACAGGGTACATGTTTGTAAGTCTTACTTTGTAACTGACATAGCAAAGACTAAGGAGTGGATGAACAgtgaattttgtatttttaattgattaaataaattatacCATATTTACTTTATATTATTTCCCTCATGCTTGCGCACTCCATTACTGGAAGGAAGTCGCAAGCAGTAGAAAAGAACATTCTAGGATTGAGACAGTGCTTGGCTTGTCACTGTACTATAATCAGGTATTGCTGCGGTGACTACAGCCTTTTGTTTCAGTATTGgattcttgtctttttttttccctacataaTAAAAACGAAGTAGTAATGTCAAATCTGCCTGAAGTACAGTGAGTGAAATAGTTGAAGGTTCTGACAGATTGCTTTCATTCATTTGCAGCTGGGATTAGCCTTTAAAAGTGCGAGTGAGGTTGGGGCTTCTCAAAGTTCTGATattacagaaatttttaaataaggtaGCAATATATTTCTCCATTGATGGAAGTTCTATTTCACTGTCACGTGAAATATTAGGTAAAATTACAAGaagatatttttggttttaccGTATTCTAGTTTTATATTTCACAGTCCAGCATAGCAAGAAATTTAGTGCATATTTTGCATTCTTGAGTTTTGCTAGCTTAAGTTAATTTCATATGTGAAATTATAGATGGAACAAATGATTCTATAACATAGTTCTTGATAACGCAGTCATGGATTCTGTCTTGGAGGTGTTTGTAGTTTCTCAGAAATGTACTAATGCCATCTTACACCTGTTAAACAAGCTGCTGTTTATGTTTCCCAGGGATCCCTCTGAAAGCTCCCGTAGACAGAAGCGTTCTCCTAGTCCTGCAGATCATTCTGGCAGTAATTCTTCCCCTTCCAGGGAGTATTCACCACCTGCTGCAAGGCGAAGGCAAACCTCCCGAGCTCCAGCCAAGTCAACCACTCACAAACATAACTTCTCACCTTCTCGCAGGTGGGAGGTCAATTACATGGATTTTGTTACCCTTAGTACTAGTTTGGAGATTTCCTCTGTTGGTTTGACTACTTGTTTATACCTGTCTGTTATGAATATGTTTGTGCCTCAAACACTTGAACTCTGAGACTAGGTTTTTTTTGCCAAGTCACTACACTGAGGGTACTTGTCATGTCAAGAACACAAGTCATGGTGCAGGCTTCTATTTATCAGTTCCTCTCAAATGTTTTGTCTTCAGGTAAAATCTCAGAAGTCTGATATGAGACAGAGTCCACCTGTGATTCTTtgggaacttttttttccccgcACCGTCCCCCTGGCTCTTCATATCTTTCTTGAGAAGCAGGCACAACTGGCTGAACAGTACAATATGAAGCTCCTTGCAGGAAGCTTTAAGGAAGATATCATGCTGCTAGTTCTAGggacttcagaaaaaattatttaccacCCAATAAAAAGAATGGAGCAGGCTCCCTATTTTGGTCTGAAAGAGTGTTAGCTTAGGTTTAGAATGGCAATGCTAAATACTACTGTAGTCCTATGTTTGAATAATAGAAAGGGAGACATTCTTGCTTTCTGCACTTCTGTTGAAGGGTGGAGGAGAAGCTCCAGATGTCCTGTATATCTGCGTGCagataaaacaagcaaaataaaacccatcCATTCAGCAATCCTAAAGAGTTGTAAGCAAGCTCTTTTGCTGCTGTGGTGACTCAATTCAGCTGGAACAACACTGAGTTGTTTTAAGCTAGATGTCACTGATGGACATTTTCTATAATTGGATTCTTTATAGGGAAGACAGTAGAGCAGCCCATTCCCCCTGCAACTGGCAGTAGTACAGAGTCTGAAAAATACCTCTTCAGTActctttgctctgcttttttgCTAACTCCGGGGTCTAACTGACTTACTCCACTGTCCTGTTTTCatctgggatagagttaattttcatcCTGGTAGCTGCTtacagtgctgtattttggatttaaCATGAGAGTAAtaaacacagcagtgttttatttgttgctaagtagtgctcACTCTTCAGTTCCCCATGCCCTGCTAGTGAGCAGATGCACAAAATGCTTGTGGGGATCATGGCCAagacagctgacctgaactggccaaaaAGATATTCCTTACTATAGAGTGTCATGGTCAGTATATGAACTGGAGGGAGTTGGTCAGTGCCAATCACTGCTCAGGGATGGACTGGGCATCAGTTCTGGTGGGCAAATGTATTTTGCATCACATTTTCTCTTGGATTttgttcttctctctctttttgttatCTCCCCAATAGCAGTAAAATTGCTATTATTGTTATCGTGATTattatgttttactttatttcaatttttaaactgttcttatctcaacccacaggtTTTTTCAATTTTTGTCTGATTTTCCTCCCCGTCCCGCTGGGGGTGGGAGTGGGAgtgggagtgagtgagcagctatgtggtacttagttgccaACTGTGGTTAAACCATGACATCCAGTCATTAGTGAATATATCTGGTTTTGTAGTGGAATCTGTGTTGTCTTTTACATAAAAAGCACATCCTTACACACTTGAGTTCCTACCTCAGTTTACCACTGATTTCACTTGGTATTCTGTTCCCAAGGCTTTGCTCCTTGGATCTGGATGTTTATTTGAAGCTACCAAACTGTACAGGACATTCAAAAGCAGGGACTTAAAATTAAGTGGAAATTTTGGAGATGTGTTGTCCATGTGTGGCTTTTCTAActcctgctcttctctttttgGTCTCTGGAGTTCTGTGAAGTGGAAGGGAGTTGGGAGTTAAGGGCAATGcatattttatgagaaaaagaTACTTGCAAGTTACTTTGATGCTGATAcggggaaaaaacccactactGAGCCCAAAGACTAGAAGTGTGTGTTTGTCCACATTAGACTGTGCATGGGATAACATATTATGAGGAAATTTGTTTGCCGTTGTGTAAATGATATTTAATTAAGTGATGGGATTTTGAAGATCAGAGACATTCTGTGTACATTTTATTCTATCAGGTATGAGTTTTCCCTGTGTAAGTAAACATTCACGTTTGCTAAAATTTTAAGTAACTGTGTGTATGTTTTTTCTGGATCCAAGTCTGAATTGGTTAAAGATAGATGCATATAATAAAAGATGTTAAATGTGTGTAAGAAGGAGACTGctgttgcttttgaaaaaagTTCAGTGCTGTTGTAAACAAAAATTCCTCTTAGTAGCACTGTAAAAGTTATCTGCCTAATTTTACCATGACCTCCGGAAAACATTTGATATTGAAGAAAACAGCGGCTCTTGAtttggggatggagggagaaataatgtagtttttttctgactcctccctctcttccccaggAAAGCATTCTGGTAGCTATGTAATATAATTTTGATTGGACAAATTGTTCTTGAATAttaagtaataataatttaaagataAGCATATTTTGGAGGTGTATCCATGGCAACCTAAAGGGAAAACTGGTTTGATGTTTTGTAGAAACATCAGAGGGTAGAGAATaggcaaattattttcattgcttttttatATGGTATGTTAAGAACCTGTCAAGTCAAATTATTACACTTATGCCTGTTCTAACTCTTTCTTGCAGATCTGCTTCCCCGTCAGGTCAGCATCATTCTCCCATATCCTCCAGACATCATTCCTCTTCATCACAGTCAGGTTCCTCTGTTCAAAGACATTCTCCTTCCCCACACCGCAAAAGAACTCCTTCCCCATCCTATCAAAGGACAACTTCCCCGCCTGCAAGGCGATCATCTTCTCCCTATCCCCCACATTCTTCCTCCCCACCTCAGAGGAAGCGAAGTCCTTCAAGACACCGATCtcctggaagagaaaagggaagacaTGATCGTGATCGGACTTCCCAGTCTCATGATAGGCGCCACGAAAGGCGGGATGGTATGAATAAAAAATGGcacttcagaataatttttgtttgttggcaaattgcattttgaaatttgattttcaaaTCATTGAAAATCATTTGCCTGCACCCATCCCAATGTCTAGGGGTGAAGAAAATACCAGCTGTATTTACTCTTCCTATGCTGTTGGTGCTGTTTTCAGGGACAGTGCATAGGAGTATTCCTGATAGGACTGCTTATGTAGGCTGGACTGATTGTAAAGATACTGTAGGTATATATCTAGGTCGTTCTTATGTAATGCAGTGATGGTGTCAGTTTAGGAAGTAGTTTTCTCAGCAGGATACTCATAAGTAACTATTACTCTTTTCTGTGAGGTGCCCAAATCCAGTCCTCACTGATTGCTCTGTCTATTGTCTTTTTAATTGACATTAAATGAGGTGCATGCAAAGAAACAGTCATTCCCTCGAGAAATCTGTAGAACTGGTGGAGCAATATGTGATGAGCAAACATGCTGTTTCTCTCAGGAGACACATTACAAAGAGTACATATGTCAGCTTTATTTTAGACTGGCTCTAAACTTATCTTGCTGTAGTAGTAGTattataaatatgtaattacaaaaaaaccaaacaaactttAGCAGGGCATTGAGGCCTTGCAAGTGGTCTAAATACAGCACAAATTTTCTGGAAGCGTGTGTAGAAAATGAGAGGAACCTATGATTGGAAAAGTAATGATCCTACCTTAAAGTTATTGAAATGTGCTTACTCTTTAGtatgtttgaattttttttaatgacacttACTGTCTTTTGAACAGTCAGATATTTGTAGAGATTTCTATTCACAGTAAGATCTTTAAAGCTTACTGAATGTGTAGATAGATTTCCAACACGATCTTCTTTGATTTACATATTAATTTTGATTCACTGTGTGTGATAAGTATTTTTTACTATATTATTTTAGTACCGCGTGCTAAGTTTTTGCTTGCTCTGATCAAGCTAGGTGTATAAcattcttttaaacattttacagaaactagagggaaaagagaaaaagaaagagaaacaagagatGACCGCGATTATGACCAAGAGCAGAGTACCTCCAGGGATCATAGAGATGACAGAGAGTCTCGTGATGGAAGAGATCGGAGGGACACAAGAGACAACAGAGATCGGAGGGAGCCAAGGGAATCCAGAGATACTCGAGACTCCAGAGATACGAGGGATTATAGCAGAGATACCAAAGACAGTCGTGATCAGAGAGACTCACGCTCCACACGGGATTCCCATGActacagagacagagagagtCGTGATGCCCATAAGAAGGATGACCAGTATCAAGAGGACTTGCGCAGCTATGGAAGATcccatggcagagaggagagCTCTCGTGCTGAAACAAGGAATGATTCCAGAAGTGAGTCCAGAAATGAGAGCAGAAGTGATAGAACTGGCAGAAGTCGAGGCAGAGGACCAGAATTATCTGACAAAGGTattgtataatttaaaaaattcatgtGTCCCTATCATTAGAGATTGAATATTTCCATTCATACTgcctttttaatatttgctaTAGAAACCAGATAgttcaaacttttaaaattatgttcaGTTCTATTGCTGTTAAATTAAAAGTACTGTTCAAATTATAGCACTCCTGTGTTCTCCATTCATTAAAGTAGCATAACATGGATTTTCTGCCATgccattttaaaacaaaccctAACCCTTACACCACTCTAATGTTTCTGCAACCCTGGGTTTTCCCCTGGGTAGTGAggtttttgtcttctttcaaaAGCAACAACATGTCTTAATACCTGAAAACCATCTTTCACATGCACCCACCTCTCTCCGCCACACCCCTCCGTCCCTTCTTGATTGTTCCCCcgaaaaatgggattttaatcttttgcaatatttttacaAGTCTgatgcactttaaaaaatagtttcGCTTACCACCTTTTAATCATTCTGtaatacattttgctttttcaggcTTATTGTGACATTTTCATGAGGGAGATGACATGCAGTTTTTACAGGAAAAGGGATCTCTGCTTTCTTTGATTATTCTTGCTGTGCTATCTGCAAGCTTACATCCTACTCAGAATAAATGTGAACTGTCTTTTGGACTGTTATATTTCTAGTCAGGAGACTTTGTACTATGACCAGGGGCTGGTGATTTATAAAGTCTTGATTTTGCAGTTTGAAAATAAGAACTTTACAATTAAAACGTGAAATTTGAGTTCTTGGTTAAGTAGAATTTGACGCTACAATCCCTGTCCCTGAACTGCTAATTCAAGTTTATTAGATATTATTGCTTTGGTTGGTATAAATATCAGTGGATTTCCTTACATGTGGAAGCTCATGTTTTATGTTGCTGCATCTCTATTAGGAAGTCGAGGGACTAGAGGATCCCAGGTTGATGGTCACAGCAGTAGCGGAAACTACCATGACAGCTGGGAATCAAGGAGTAGCTATGCTGATCGGGATCGCTATGACAGTCGAGATCAAGCAAGGGATTCCTCCTTTGAAAGAAGACATAGTGAAAGGGATAGGCGTGACAACAGAGAAAGAGGTATTCTAATATACATTTTTACAAGTACATGTGTAGTcaaatgtatatgtatacatgtgtatgtttctctctccctcctttttcctttcttgttctttctccaCATCACTGATTCATAAATAACTCATTTGACAGCATACACCGACACTAGTCCTATTCTTGGTATGTTAACTTCTGTAGTAAGATCTTCCGTTGGCAATGTGTGCATGAATACTGTGTCCTTTCTCCGGATGGCTGGATTTTGGAACCGTCTGGGCTTATTCATCGAAGTAGTCTTTTAACAAACTATACTTCTTCAAGGGATTTCATTGCTTTGAATGGATTGTGTTTCCCTTTGGGCAGAAAAATATAGAGAGCTTGAATTGAAAATTTATTGTCCTCTTCCTTAAAAATTTAGACCACTTCTGTAAGAGTAAATCCTTCACAGAGTTACAGTTCAAGACACAGTTTCCATAATTAGACCACAGTTCTAACATTCGTCATTCCGAGAAAAATTGAGATAGATTTGGATTGGTACTTAGTTCTCTGATATGTAAAGAATCTTTTTagtgtgattttaaaatgcaagctTGCAAAGTTGAGCTGTCTTTCTTCAACTAGGGCAAATATGTAAGTGTTCCAAACAACCACTGAAACAGCACTTCAAAAAGTGAAGTCATGTAAGAAGTGCTGACTATGCACATCTAATTGTCTAATTGTCAATATTTGATTCATATAAGACTTTCATATAGATGTTTTTTCAACAAAACTGACATAATAAATAAGAGTTACAGGACTTCTTTATGAAATCTAATACTTAGTATGCACAGCACAGTAAATCATATTACAATGTTATAGGCACcattaaaagaatgtgaaaCCTGTTCAACAAACCGACTGCATGGATTGAtgatttccctttttaaaaaagaagtgttaTATCCATGGCAGAAATGTCACTCAAGTTGGCTTTTAATTTTACCTGGTAACAGGGGAGCACTAAATCATTGTTAATTCACTCAGAGATGAAAATTGATTACACCGATGGAAATGCACACTTTATTGATTTAGTATTGTCCAGACTCCTCCTACTCCTGCCTGGTGGACATTGTCTCAGTTTACTGCAAAGTGCACTCTCAGCCTCAGAGTAATGGACCGAAAAATACCAACGTCATTcatgccatttttttctcttttgtaaagTGCTCTTAATATATATTGTAGGAAAATAGTTTTATTGATTTGCTGTGGCTCAAATACTACTAACATGAACATAGAAATTACTATGAAGTGGGCGAAACTTAtagaaaaactcaaaaaatatccaaaatgtAATTACTAATATGTAAGTAAGTCTGTGGAGAGTAAGTACAATTAGATTGCACTGTCCTTCTGGATCAGTAATTTTCTACATCCGTTTAGTTTTCCCTCTGACTCTAATCTactgtttgaaaaatgaaaaactcaGATTCTAAAGCTGTTAAGACTCTGCAGTGAATACGTATGAAAAATTTTAGCAGTTCTGCTTCCCATATCTCGTCCTTGCTTCTCTCTTGTGGGTTTGGTTGTGTATTTCTGTGCAGGGACCTCCTTCAGTGATGAGATAGgccattatttcttattttgcagAAGCTTTTACTATGTATTATAAATAGTCTGAGTACTTGTAAAGCACGTGACTCCTGATAGGTTTAGGAAGTCAGATTTTTGTGCAGAAGTCTTAACATTTCATATATGTGTCATTCACAGCTTTTTGAGGTCTTATACCAGATTTGGAATCACTGAGTAATACAATAGTAATAGCTATGCTCTTAAACATATATTTGTATTCTGAAGCCGTCCAGAAAAAATCtggtagaaaataaattctttttttggtAACTATCAGAGGAAAGCTCATTccttaaatattgaaatatctttcaaaattagttctgctttttgtcttctttcatcCTCAAAGGGAATTCTCAAGTTTCTGCAGGGAGTTTATGCAAACCAATATCTAGATTGCCAAAACAAAGGTTCTTGTGTTTTTATTAGTGTAGTGGAAGCAGTGCGTATCCCTTTAACACTTGGTAATCCAACCTGCTTCTCTTTGCAGACCAGAGGGCAAGCTCACCCGTACGACATCAAGGACGAAGTGATGATCTCGAGCGGgatgaaagaagagaagagcGAAGGGTGGATCGGTCTGATGACAGGAGAGATGAAAGGGCCCGGGAGAGAGAGCGAGAAAGGGAGAGGGACcgagaaagggaaagagaaagagaccgggaaagagaaagggagaaagaaagagagttGGAACGAGATCGTGCTCGGGAAcgggagagggagagagagcgGGACAAAGACAGGGATCGCGAGCGGGACCGAGACAGGGACCATGACAGGGAAAGGGAAcgagagagggagagggagaaggagcgGGAGCGAGAGCGTGAGGAACGCGAAAGGGAGCGAGAACGAGAAAGAGATCGGGAGCGGGAACGCGAAAGGGAGAGAGGTCGAGACAGAGATAAAGAAAGAGACCGCCAAAGAGACTGGGATgacaaggaaaaaggaagggaagaccGCAGGGATAAGAGAGAAGATATCCGAGAAGAAAGAAGCTCAAGAGATGTccatgaggaaagaaaatccaaGTGAGTGGATCTAAGTGTTACTTCagtcaaaggagaaaaaaaaggacagtctTTTACTGTTGAATTCTTTAAGTTAGTAAACAGGGGAGGATcataaggaagaaaacatcCTGTTTATGCAGAGGCCTGGTCTGGAGCCATGTCTCCCCTGCATCTGTGTGGCACATACTGGTGGCCCCCAAATCAGTACTATGCTGGTGAAGTTAATCTGATATTTTGTTAGTGCTGAATCATGGAGCTACTCAGGAGCTAACAGTGGTGTCAGACGATGTCATTTTCCCTTTCAAGTCTGCTTGCATGGTCTTGTCTCTAGTAATGCTTGCATTCTTGGAAACATAATAGAAGACTGTGGTACCTTTTGAAACCTGAAAGTCAAATAGCAGCTAACTAGGTCAGGATTTGTGACTTTATTCATCAAATTTCTGTGAAACATGCATTATGCTTTGCACTGCTATATTTTCAATACCAGAAGGTTACCAGTGAAGGCCTGAACAATATCCCAGGTTCATGTGTGGTGCTTCCTTTAAGTGTGTAGCACTGAtttgctttttgcatttttttgattTAGTGCAATAAAATTCTCATTGTTCCATTAGTAATGAGCAAAACAGTGTTACCCTTGTGATTGCTTTGCTTGGAAATAAGTGTGTGAGGGAATTGTGGATTCCTATAAATAGTGTAATATGGGTTCTCCCTCTTTCCACAGGGGGATGAAGTAAGGAAGCACCTGGGTGGGGACTTAGTTTCCAGCTGGGGTCAGCTTGCTGCAAGGATCATTGCCACAGGAAAAATTGACCTTTATAGTCTTTTGTAACTTTTTGGCAAAAAGGTAGTTGCCTTAAATCTTTGAATTTTGGTTTAAGGTGTCTTACACTATGCTCAAAAAACTGATCATACTTTCAGTTTTGGAATAATAGCTTAAAAAACTACAAAACTTCCTGGCATCTTTAAATGTATTGTCTTCTGTATGAGGTGCTTAGACTTCAGGGATTGTATTGATGATAAATTCAGAGATTCCTGAAGAACTTTGATGGTAAATATTTGTTCTGCAGGAAGCGTCACAGAAACGAAAGCAGTCCAAGTCCTCGTCAGTCACCCAAACGTCGCCGGGATCACTCTCCTGATAGTGATGCTTACAACAGTGGAGATGATAAAAGTAAGTGGGAGTGGGCTGTCTCTGCAGCTGGATCCAGCTTTCCCTGTGTCTATGGAAAATAACTTGCaatctgaaatagaaaaacacGGGGAAAGTTTTTGTAAGTGTCCTCCCCGTATTTTTATGAACTCTGCCATTTGTCTGAATCCttgtttgtcttttattttgtcactgtGTGTTGTGTCTGTCAGGTGATAGTGTCTTCCACATCTGCTGTTTAAGATGCATGTTCACCAAAATGGAAATAGCCTGTTACTGCTGCAGCAGTAGAAAAAATTTAGGAAATCTAACTGAAGTAATGGATTATATGTTTTAATTGACACTTTATTTTGCATGCAGAAGATACCAAATGCTCACACTTTCTCCTTCCTAAACAATAGAAGTAcattctttttcacattttgtaGATGAAAAGCACAGACTGCTGAGCCAGGTTGTGCGGCCACAGGAATCCCGGTCACTGAGCCCCTCTCACGTTACAGAAGAGCGGCAGAGTCGCTGGAAAGAAGAAGAGCGAAAATCGGACAGAAAGGAAAGTTCCCGGCGTTATGAAGAACCGGAGTTTAAAGAGAGGGTTTCTTCAGCAGATAAGCAAAGAGAGCAACCAGATGCTTCAGAAGGCTCCCGATCCAGGGTTCAGGAAAATCTTGGACACCGTCCCTCTGAAGAAAGAGATGCTTCTGATAGAATGCATGATGACAGCAAGAAGAAGTCTAAGGTACAGAAAAAGGccacaaagaagaagaaagatgatGACAGTGGGGTGGAAAGGTACGCTAATGAATCGACAACTGAGGAAAGCCAGGTCTTTTCACCCAAGAAAggtcaaaaaaggaaaaatgtagagaaaaaGCGGAAGAGATCCAAGGGTGATTCTGAAGTTTCTGATGAAGAAATTGTTCCAcaccataaaaagaaaaaaggcccAAGAACCCCTCCTGTAACTAAAGATGAATTGGTTGAAGCACCACCTGAGAAAGCTGTGGCAGAAGTCCCCAcaaaaagagaagatacaaCATTTAGTGACTGGTCAGATGAAGATGTTCCTGAACGTGGTGATATTGTTGTTCCAGAAAGAAGCACTGATGATTCCCATAGAAAAAGTCACAGGACGAGGGGAGAAAAGGTGGAAGCCCCTCATGTTACTATAGAGGATGGACCACACCGCAAACCTGTGGATCAGAAGCGCAGCAGCAGCCTTGGTAGCAATCGGAGCCATGCCTCGAGCAGACTTAGATCCCCTTCCAATGAGTCAGCACATCGCAGTGGAGATGACCAGACTGGACGGAAGAGGATCCTGCACAGTAGCTCTAGAGAcagggatagggacagggacagagagaagaaaagcttaGAAATCACTGAACGGAAGTCCAGAATCGATCAGTTGAAGCGAGGGGAACCCAGTCGCAGCACATCTTCAGGTAAAAAGATACATTTTAGTGAGACTGACTGTCATTCTGTGTACAAATCCCAAATGATTCCTGCATGGCTCTAATTAGCGTGACAGGAGAGGGAGGTGCCATTCACTGTAAAACTGAATGAATTAAGAGTCCTGCAAGTGTTACCACACTTGAGAAGCTGATCC from Chiroxiphia lanceolata isolate bChiLan1 chromosome 2, bChiLan1.pri, whole genome shotgun sequence includes these protein-coding regions:
- the ZC3H13 gene encoding zinc finger CCCH domain-containing protein 13 isoform X1 translates to MPPCARRAAPPAGAVLQTPSHVLGSSPFVICLYKMSKIRRKVTVENTKTISDSTSRRPSVFERLGPSTGSTAETQCRNWLKTGNCLYGNTCRFVHGPSPRGKGYSSSYRRSPERPTGDLRERMKNKRQDIEAEPQKRSTEESSSPVRKESSRGRHREKEDIKITKERTPESEEENGDWETNREDSDNGDVNYDYDHELSLEMKRQKIQRELMKLEQENMEKREEIVIKKEISPEVVRSKLSPSPRKSSKSPKRRSSPKSSSSTSKKEKKASTVSSPLLDQQRSSKSNQSKKKGPRTPSPPPPVQEDTPLGKKHKEKHKAKERSEEKAREVKERGRDFERHKEKKEKQRDPSESSRRQKRSPSPADHSGSNSSPSREYSPPAARRRQTSRAPAKSTTHKHNFSPSRRSASPSGQHHSPISSRHHSSSSQSGSSVQRHSPSPHRKRTPSPSYQRTTSPPARRSSSPYPPHSSSPPQRKRSPSRHRSPGREKGRHDRDRTSQSHDRRHERRDETRGKREKERETRDDRDYDQEQSTSRDHRDDRESRDGRDRRDTRDNRDRREPRESRDTRDSRDTRDYSRDTKDSRDQRDSRSTRDSHDYRDRESRDAHKKDDQYQEDLRSYGRSHGREESSRAETRNDSRSESRNESRSDRTGRSRGRGPELSDKGSRGTRGSQVDGHSSSGNYHDSWESRSSYADRDRYDSRDQARDSSFERRHSERDRRDNRERVFPLFADQRASSPVRHQGRSDDLERDERREERRVDRSDDRRDERARERERERERDRERERERDREREREKERELERDRARERERERERDKDRDRERDRDRDHDREREREREREKEREREREERERERERERDRERERERERGRDRDKERDRQRDWDDKEKGREDRRDKREDIREERSSRDVHEERKSKKRHRNESSPSPRQSPKRRRDHSPDSDAYNSGDDKNEKHRLLSQVVRPQESRSLSPSHVTEERQSRWKEEERKSDRKESSRRYEEPEFKERVSSADKQREQPDASEGSRSRVQENLGHRPSEERDASDRMHDDSKKKSKVQKKATKKKKDDDSGVERYANESTTEESQVFSPKKGQKRKNVEKKRKRSKGDSEVSDEEIVPHHKKKKGPRTPPVTKDELVEAPPEKAVAEVPTKREDTTFSDWSDEDVPERGDIVVPERSTDDSHRKSHRTRGEKVEAPHVTIEDGPHRKPVDQKRSSSLGSNRSHASSRLRSPSNESAHRSGDDQTGRKRILHSSSRDRDRDRDREKKSLEITERKSRIDQLKRGEPSRSTSSDRQDSRSHSSRRSSPESDRQVHSRSGSFDSRERLQDRDRHDHDRERERDRREGRQRDWDRDVDKDWPRSRERERLRERERDREKRRELERERDRQLPDTAERERERTLDISSQKESTKHSETKLDRDHEKEFDGVCRDSAASEKEKTDKDLGPLQGFEDGNEAEKVESLEGGEDETKTNDVQSLGSGAGEYEPISDDELDEILAGDAEKREDQQEDEKMPGKNPVDVIDVDWSSLMPKQPKEPREPGAALLKFTPGAVMLRVGISKRLAGPELFTKIKETCQRVLEKPKDAENLFEHELGALNMAALRRKEERAGLLSNLGPCCKALCFRRDSAIRKQLMKNEKGATKQTYTNSAAMDSDLLRLSLRLFKRKTVCQVPGQEKTEDSKIPQPTIQQEVCVT